A window of Eubacteriaceae bacterium ES3 contains these coding sequences:
- a CDS encoding sigma-70 family RNA polymerase sigma factor, whose product MKVSEFDRCTDDEIISKAQDGDKDAAQFLLKKYRKLVSIRSRSYYLIGSDYEDLIQEGMIGLLKAIWDYQPNRNVKFDTFAGLCIERQIQTAVTSANRLKHQILNQSVSIYSTLSKEDGDEIIEFLQADSNTDPVTSLVNDEALLTLVEMVKKELSEFEKKILLLYINGESYIKIAELLNCNTKSVDNALQRIRKKIGSHL is encoded by the coding sequence ATGAAGGTGAGTGAATTTGACCGGTGTACAGATGATGAAATTATCAGTAAAGCTCAGGACGGTGATAAAGATGCAGCACAGTTTCTCCTGAAAAAATACCGGAAACTCGTTTCAATTCGTTCCCGTTCATATTATCTGATAGGAAGTGATTACGAAGATCTGATTCAGGAAGGGATGATTGGTTTATTAAAGGCAATCTGGGATTATCAACCGAATCGCAACGTCAAGTTTGATACTTTTGCCGGTCTTTGCATTGAACGTCAGATTCAGACAGCCGTGACGTCGGCCAATAGATTAAAACATCAGATTTTGAATCAATCAGTTTCAATTTATTCAACACTCTCGAAAGAGGATGGTGATGAAATCATAGAATTTCTGCAGGCTGACAGTAACACTGACCCTGTAACAAGCCTGGTAAATGATGAGGCATTACTTACACTTGTAGAGATGGTTAAAAAGGAATTGTCGGAGTTTGAAAAAAAAATATTGCTTCTCTATATCAATGGAGAATCTTATATTAAGATTGCGGAGCTTTTAAATTGTAATACTAAGTCAGTTGATAATGCTTTACAAAGAATTCGCAAAAAAATCGGTAGTCATCTATAA
- the tuf gene encoding elongation factor Tu, whose protein sequence is MAKSKFERTKPHVNIGTIGHVDHGKTTLTAAITTVLNKRYGTGESVAFENIDKAPEERERGITISTAHVEYETDARHYAHVDCPGHADYVKNMITGAAQMDGAILVVSAADGPMPQTREHILLSRQVGVPYIIVFLNKVDMVDDEELLELVEMEVRELLDEYEFPGDDTPIIMGSALRALEDPDGPWGDKIVELMKAVDEWIPEPERDTDKPFLMPVEDVFSITGRGTVATGRIERGVVKVGEEVEIVGIHEVKKTTVTGIEMFRKLLDEGRSGDNVGALLRGIDRTMIERGQVLAKPGSIKPHTHYMSEVYVLTKEEGGRHTPFFDGYRPQFYFRTTDVTGVIKLPEGVEMVMPGDNVQMEITLITPIAIEEGLRFAIREGGRTVGSGVVAKIIED, encoded by the coding sequence ATGGCAAAATCAAAATTTGAAAGAACCAAGCCCCATGTTAACATTGGAACAATCGGTCACGTAGACCACGGTAAAACAACATTAACAGCAGCAATCACAACCGTATTAAACAAACGATACGGCACAGGTGAATCAGTTGCTTTTGAAAACATTGATAAAGCACCTGAGGAAAGAGAACGAGGAATCACTATTTCAACAGCCCACGTTGAATATGAAACAGATGCCCGTCACTATGCCCATGTAGACTGCCCAGGCCATGCCGATTACGTAAAAAACATGATCACTGGTGCTGCTCAGATGGATGGAGCAATCCTGGTAGTAAGTGCAGCTGATGGTCCAATGCCTCAGACGCGTGAACATATCCTGTTAAGCCGTCAGGTAGGGGTTCCTTATATCATCGTATTCTTAAACAAAGTAGATATGGTAGATGACGAAGAACTGCTTGAACTGGTAGAAATGGAAGTTCGGGAACTGTTGGATGAATATGAATTCCCAGGCGATGATACACCAATCATCATGGGATCAGCCCTTCGTGCACTGGAAGATCCAGACGGACCATGGGGAGATAAAATCGTTGAGCTGATGAAAGCAGTAGACGAATGGATTCCAGAACCGGAACGAGATACAGACAAACCATTCCTGATGCCAGTAGAAGACGTGTTCTCAATCACTGGACGAGGAACAGTAGCAACCGGACGTATCGAACGTGGGGTTGTAAAAGTTGGTGAAGAAGTGGAAATCGTTGGTATTCACGAAGTGAAGAAAACAACAGTAACCGGAATCGAAATGTTTAGAAAATTACTGGACGAAGGACGATCGGGAGACAATGTTGGAGCCCTGCTTCGAGGTATTGACCGAACAATGATCGAACGTGGACAGGTACTGGCTAAACCAGGATCAATCAAACCACATACCCACTATATGTCAGAAGTATATGTACTGACAAAAGAAGAGGGTGGACGACATACACCATTCTTTGATGGTTACCGACCACAGTTCTACTTCAGAACAACTGACGTAACTGGTGTAATCAAATTACCAGAAGGCGTAGAAATGGTAATGCCAGGAGATAACGTTCAGATGGAAATCACCCTGATCACACCAATCGCTATCGAAGAAGGACTGCGATTCGCTATTCGTGAAGGTGGACGTACTGTTGGATCTGGAGTTGTTGCTAAAATTATCGAAGACTAA